One window of the Eucalyptus grandis isolate ANBG69807.140 chromosome 8, ASM1654582v1, whole genome shotgun sequence genome contains the following:
- the LOC120287026 gene encoding uncharacterized protein LOC120287026, translated as MAPFEASYGRVYRTPVCWDEVGERKIIGPELVQQSMDATAISRDGLKTAQSRQKSYADKHWRPLEFQVGDHIFLKGVTNEGYFALRQEGKMSSRYVGPFEILERIGTLPYRLALPPRLAQVRDVFHVSMLRTYESNLTRMLNLEELDMDDRVLYVENPVQIMDWKDLILHTKTIPLVKVIWQHHGTEGATWKSENSMGQRYPYPFV; from the coding sequence atggctccttttgaagcgtcGTATGGCAGAGTGTATAGaacgccagtgtgttgggatgaggtcggaGAACGAAAGATCATAGGCCCAGAGTTAGTTCAGCAGTCAATGGATGCAACTGCAATCAGCAGGGACGGATTAAAGACTGCACAGAGCCGCCAGAAAAGCTACGCAGATAAGCATTGGAGACCattagaattccaagttggtgatcacatcTTTCTgaaaggtgtcaccaatgaggggtacttcgcgcTTCGACAGGAAGGGAAAATGAGTTCGAGGTatgtaggtccctttgagattttggaaagaatcgGGACCCTACCGTATCGTCTTGCACTGCCGCCGAGGTTAGCGCAAGTGcgtgacgtctttcacgtgtcgatgttgaggacgTATGAGTCTAACCTGACCCGCatgctaaatcttgaagaattagacatggACGATAGAGTGTTGTACGTGGAAAACCCGGTTCAGATTATGGATTGGAAAGACCTGATTTTGCACACCAAGACAATCCCGTTGGTTAAAGTGatttggcaacaccacggcacagAAGGAGCAACATGGAAAAGTGAAAACTCGATGGGACAACGATACCCCTACCCTTTTGTTTAA